A region of Zeugodacus cucurbitae isolate PBARC_wt_2022May chromosome 5, idZeuCucr1.2, whole genome shotgun sequence DNA encodes the following proteins:
- the Pbprp5_1 gene encoding general odorant-binding protein 28a: MAKFILIAALCILSAAVTKAAFNKEEAIKTFMTRAEECRGEVGAADSDIQDLIAKVPAAGKEGKCLRSCLMKKYGAMDGNGKFVKSVADEHAQTYTDGDADKLKIAREIIDACADIAVPADHCEATEVYGKCFMEQAKAHGIEKFEF; encoded by the exons ATGGCCAAATTCATTCTTATCGCTGCTTTGTGCATTTTGAGCGCCGCTGTCACCAAAGCCGCTTTCAACAAAGAGGAGGCCATCAAGACCTTTATGACCAGAGCGGAGGAGTGCCGCGGCGAAGTGGGCGCCGCCGACT CTGACATTCAGGACTTGATCGCAAAGGTGCCAGCGGCCGGCAAGGAAGGCAAATGCTTACGCTCCTGTCTGATGAAAAAATATGGCGCG ATGGATGGCAATGGCAAGTTTGTCAAGTCGGTTGCCGACGAGCATGCGCAAACCTACACTGACGGCGATGCGGACAAATTGAAGATAGCTCGTGAAATCATCGACGCTTGCGCCGATATTGCAGTGCCAGCTGATCATTGCGAGGCAACTGAAGTTTACGGCAAATGCTTCATGGAGCAAGCGAAGGCGCACGGTattgaaaaatttgaattttaa